A portion of the Microtus ochrogaster isolate Prairie Vole_2 unplaced genomic scaffold, MicOch1.0 UNK68, whole genome shotgun sequence genome contains these proteins:
- the Arvcf gene encoding armadillo repeat protein deleted in velo-cardio-facial syndrome isoform X1 — protein sequence MEDCNVHSAASILASVKEQEARFERLTRALEQERRHVALQLERAQQPGMSSGGMVGSGQPLPMAWQQLVLQEQSPGSQASLATMPEAPEVLEETVTVEEDPGTPTSHVSIVTSEDGTTRRTETKVTKTVKTVTTRTVRQVPLGPDGLPLLDGGPSLGSFTDGPLDRHFLLRGGGPAATLSRAYLSSGGGFPDGPEPRDIPSYGSLSRGLGVRPPRTGLLGPGPGDGCFTLPGRREAFPMGSEPGPPSGRSLPEHFQAEPYGLEDDTRSLAADDEGGPDLEPDYGTAARRRPEYGRSLRTRAFEDTADDAGELIDERPPFPAATAPLAQPERGSLGSLDRVVRRSPSVDSARKEPRWRDPELPEVLAMLRHPVDPVKANAAAYLQHLCFENEGVKRRVRQLRGLPLLVALLDHPRAEVRRRACGALRNLSYGRDADNKAAIRDCGGVPALVRLLRAARDNEVRELVTGTLWNLSSYEPLKMVIIDHGLQTLTHEVIVPHSGWEREPNEDSKPRDAEWTTVFKNTSGCLRNVSSDGAEARRRLRECEGLVDALLHALQSAVGRKDTDNKSVENCVCIMRNLSYHVHKEVPGADRYQEAEPGIQGSATASQRRRKDDASCFGGKKAKEEWCQGKKDGEMDRNFDTLDLPKRTEAAKGFELLYQPEVVRLYLSLLTESRNFNTLEAAAGALQNLSAGNWTWATYIRATVRKERGLPVLVELLQSETDKVVRAVAIALRNLSLDQRNKDLIGSYAMTELVRNVRNAQAPTHPGAHLEEDTVVAVLNTIHEIVSDSLDNARSLLQARGVPALVALVASSQSVREAKAASHVLQTVWSYKELRGALQRDGWNKTRFQSASTAKGHKGTPSPGGFDDSTLPLVDKNPDGEKSAPRDVILMDTLGPDGYATVDRRERRTMGSDSTGETSEKELFKPDPGRKAPPPGPSRPSVRLVDAVGDAKPQPVDSWV from the exons ATGGAGGACTGCAATGTGCACTCGGCTGCCAGCATTCTGGCCTCGGTGAAGGAACAGGAGGCCCGTTTCGAGCGGCTGACACGGGCACTAGAGCAAGAACGGCGCCACGTTGCCCTGCAGCTGGAGCGTGCCCAGCAGCCTGGCATGAGCAGTGGTGGTATGGTGGGCAGTGGGCAGCCCCTGCCAATGGCCTGGCAACAGCTGGTTCTACAG GAGCAGAGCCCGGGTAGCCAGGCATCGCTGGCCACAATGCCAGAGGCACCTGAGGTGCTGGAGGAGACAGTGACAGTAGAGGAAGACCCTGGCACGCCCACCTCCCATGTGTCCATTGTCACATCAGAAGATGGTACAACCCGGCGCACTGAGACTAAG GTCACCAAGACGGTCAAGACTGTCACCACAAGGACAGTACGCCAGGTACCGTTGGGCCCAGATGGACTCCCCTTGCTGGATGGTGGCCCCTCACTTGGCTCTTTTACTGATGGGCCCCTGGACCGTCATTTCCTTCTGCGTGGTGGTGGCCCAGCAGCCACACTCTCCCGAGCCTACCTCAGCAGTGGAGGTGGCTTTCCTGATGGCCCTGAGCCCCGTGATATCCCAAGCTATGGCAGCCTATCCCGAGGGCTTGGGGTACGGCCCCCACGTACTGGTCTCTTGGGCCCAGGGCCTGGTGATGGTTGCTTTACACTGCCTGGCCGCCGTGAAGCCTTCCCCATGGGCTCTGAGCCTGGACCACCAAGTGGCCGCTCCCTGCCCGAGCACTTCCAAGCTGAGCCGTACGGCCTTGAGGATGATACGCGGAGCCTGGCTGCCGATGATGAAGGTGGCCCTGACCTGGAGCCTGACTATGGCACAGCAGCACGGAGGAGACCTGAGTATGGGCGGAGCCTTCGCACCAG GGCCTTTGAGGACACAGCAGATGATGCTGGTGAGCTGATAGACGAGCGGCCTCCATTCCCAGCAGCAACGGCCCCTCTGGCCCAGCCTGAGAGGGGCAGCCTGGGCAGCTTGGACCGAGTGGTGCGGCGCTCGCCTTCAGTGGATAGTGCCCGCAAGGAGCCACGCTGGCGGGACCCCGAGCTGCCAGAGGTGCTGGCCATGCTGCGGCACCCTGTAGACCCTGTGAAAGCCAATGCAGCAGCCTACCTGCAACACCTCTGTTTTGAGAATGAGGGCGTCAAGCGGCGAGTGCGGCAGCTGCGTGGGCTGCCTCTGCTGGTGGCATTATTAGATCACCCTCGGGCTGAGGTGCGGCGCCGGGCCTGTGGGGCGCTGCGCAACCTCTCCTATGGTCGTGATGCTGACAACAAGGCTGCCATCAGGGACTGCGGGGGTGTGCCAGCCCTGGTGCGCCTGCTGCGGGCCGCCCGTGACAATGAGGTCCGTGAGCTGGTCACTG GCACGCTCTGGAACCTGTCATCCTATGAGCCCCTGAAGATGGTCATCATTGACCACGGCTTACAGACGCTGACCCATGAGGTCATCGTGCCCCACTCAGGCTGGGAGCGAGAGCCTAATGAAGACTCGAAGCCCCGGGATGCCGAGTGGACGACAGTCTTCAAGAACACATCAGGCTGCCTGAG GAATGTGAGCTCGGATGGTGCAGAGGCCCGGCGGCGACTCCGCGAGTGCGAAGGGCTGGTGGACGCACTCCTGCATGCCCTGCAGTCCGCTGTGGGCAGGAAGGACACAGACAATAAG TCAGTAGAGAACTGCGTGTGCATCATGCGGAACCTGTCCTACCACGTGCACAAGGAGGTTCCAGGAGCTGACAGGTACCAGGAGGCCGAGCCTGGCATCCAGGGCAGTGCTACAGCCTCTCAGCGTCGGAGGAAGGATGACGCCAGCTGCTTTGGTGGCAAAAAGGCCAAAG AGGAGTGGTGCCAAG ggaagaaggatggagagatggaccGGAACTTTGACACACTGGACCTGCCCAAACGTACTGAGGCTGCCAAAG GCTTTGAGCTGCTCTACCAGCCTGAGGTGGTACGTCTCTACCTCTCACTCCTTACGGAGAGCCGGAACTTCAACACCCTAGAAGCTGCAGCTGGTGCCCTGCAAAACCTAAGTGCTGGCAACTGGACG TGGGCCACATACATCCGTGCCACAGTACGCAAGGAACGTGGGCTGCCGGTGCTGGTGGAATTGCTACAGTCTGAGACTGACAAGGTGGTGCGTGCTGTCGCCATTGCACTGCGCAACCTTTCGCTCGACCAGCGTAACAAAGACCTCATCG GGAGCTATGCCATGACAGAGCTGGTGCGGAATGTTCGCAATGCACAGGCACCTACTCACCCTGGTGCCCACCTGGAGGAGGATACGGTGGTAGCTGTGCTCAACACCATCCACGAGATTGTGTCCGATAGCCTGGACAATGCTCGCTCCCTCCTGCAGGCCCGTGGTGTGCCTGCACTGGTGGCACTTGTGGCCTCCAG CCAGTCAGTGCGGGAGGCCAAGGCTGCATCACACGTGCTACAGACTGTGTGGAGCTACAAGGAGCTGCGAGGAGCCCTACAGAGGGATGGCTGGAACAAGACACGCTTCCAG TCTGCTAGCACTGCCAAAGGACACAAAGGAACACCAAGTCCTGGGGGCTTTGATGACAGCACACTGCCACTGGTGGACAAGAACCCTG ATGGGGAGAAGTCAGCCCCCCGAGATGTGATCCTCATGGATACACTTGGTCCAG ATGGGTATGCCACAGTTGACCGGAGGGAACGGAGGACAATGGGCAGTGACTCCACAGGGGAGACCTCAGAGAAGGAACTGTTTAAA CCCGACCCTGGCAGGAAGGCCCCTCCGCCTGGGCCCAGCAGGCCCTCGGTCAGGCTGGTGGACGCCGTGGGGGATGCTAAGCCTCAGCCTGTTGACTCCTGGGTCTAG
- the Arvcf gene encoding armadillo repeat protein deleted in velo-cardio-facial syndrome isoform X4, with product MPAELRQEQSPGSQASLATMPEAPEVLEETVTVEEDPGTPTSHVSIVTSEDGTTRRTETKVTKTVKTVTTRTVRQVPLGPDGLPLLDGGPSLGSFTDGPLDRHFLLRGGGPAATLSRAYLSSGGGFPDGPEPRDIPSYGSLSRGLGVRPPRTGLLGPGPGDGCFTLPGRREAFPMGSEPGPPSGRSLPEHFQAEPYGLEDDTRSLAADDEGGPDLEPDYGTAARRRPEYGRSLRTRAFEDTADDAGELIDERPPFPAATAPLAQPERGSLGSLDRVVRRSPSVDSARKEPRWRDPELPEVLAMLRHPVDPVKANAAAYLQHLCFENEGVKRRVRQLRGLPLLVALLDHPRAEVRRRACGALRNLSYGRDADNKAAIRDCGGVPALVRLLRAARDNEVRELVTGTLWNLSSYEPLKMVIIDHGLQTLTHEVIVPHSGWEREPNEDSKPRDAEWTTVFKNTSGCLRNVSSDGAEARRRLRECEGLVDALLHALQSAVGRKDTDNKSVENCVCIMRNLSYHVHKEVPGADRYQEAEPGIQGSATASQRRRKDDASCFGGKKAKGKKDGEMDRNFDTLDLPKRTEAAKGFELLYQPEVVRLYLSLLTESRNFNTLEAAAGALQNLSAGNWTWATYIRATVRKERGLPVLVELLQSETDKVVRAVAIALRNLSLDQRNKDLIGSYAMTELVRNVRNAQAPTHPGAHLEEDTVVAVLNTIHEIVSDSLDNARSLLQARGVPALVALVASSQSVREAKAASHVLQTVWSYKELRGALQRDGWNKTRFQSASTAKGHKGTPSPGGFDDSTLPLVDKNPDGEKSAPRDVILMDTLGPDGYATVDRRERRTMGSDSTGETSEKELFKPDPGRKAPPPGPSRPSVRLVDAVGDAKPQPVDSWV from the exons ATGCCGGCCGAACTCAGACAG GAGCAGAGCCCGGGTAGCCAGGCATCGCTGGCCACAATGCCAGAGGCACCTGAGGTGCTGGAGGAGACAGTGACAGTAGAGGAAGACCCTGGCACGCCCACCTCCCATGTGTCCATTGTCACATCAGAAGATGGTACAACCCGGCGCACTGAGACTAAG GTCACCAAGACGGTCAAGACTGTCACCACAAGGACAGTACGCCAGGTACCGTTGGGCCCAGATGGACTCCCCTTGCTGGATGGTGGCCCCTCACTTGGCTCTTTTACTGATGGGCCCCTGGACCGTCATTTCCTTCTGCGTGGTGGTGGCCCAGCAGCCACACTCTCCCGAGCCTACCTCAGCAGTGGAGGTGGCTTTCCTGATGGCCCTGAGCCCCGTGATATCCCAAGCTATGGCAGCCTATCCCGAGGGCTTGGGGTACGGCCCCCACGTACTGGTCTCTTGGGCCCAGGGCCTGGTGATGGTTGCTTTACACTGCCTGGCCGCCGTGAAGCCTTCCCCATGGGCTCTGAGCCTGGACCACCAAGTGGCCGCTCCCTGCCCGAGCACTTCCAAGCTGAGCCGTACGGCCTTGAGGATGATACGCGGAGCCTGGCTGCCGATGATGAAGGTGGCCCTGACCTGGAGCCTGACTATGGCACAGCAGCACGGAGGAGACCTGAGTATGGGCGGAGCCTTCGCACCAG GGCCTTTGAGGACACAGCAGATGATGCTGGTGAGCTGATAGACGAGCGGCCTCCATTCCCAGCAGCAACGGCCCCTCTGGCCCAGCCTGAGAGGGGCAGCCTGGGCAGCTTGGACCGAGTGGTGCGGCGCTCGCCTTCAGTGGATAGTGCCCGCAAGGAGCCACGCTGGCGGGACCCCGAGCTGCCAGAGGTGCTGGCCATGCTGCGGCACCCTGTAGACCCTGTGAAAGCCAATGCAGCAGCCTACCTGCAACACCTCTGTTTTGAGAATGAGGGCGTCAAGCGGCGAGTGCGGCAGCTGCGTGGGCTGCCTCTGCTGGTGGCATTATTAGATCACCCTCGGGCTGAGGTGCGGCGCCGGGCCTGTGGGGCGCTGCGCAACCTCTCCTATGGTCGTGATGCTGACAACAAGGCTGCCATCAGGGACTGCGGGGGTGTGCCAGCCCTGGTGCGCCTGCTGCGGGCCGCCCGTGACAATGAGGTCCGTGAGCTGGTCACTG GCACGCTCTGGAACCTGTCATCCTATGAGCCCCTGAAGATGGTCATCATTGACCACGGCTTACAGACGCTGACCCATGAGGTCATCGTGCCCCACTCAGGCTGGGAGCGAGAGCCTAATGAAGACTCGAAGCCCCGGGATGCCGAGTGGACGACAGTCTTCAAGAACACATCAGGCTGCCTGAG GAATGTGAGCTCGGATGGTGCAGAGGCCCGGCGGCGACTCCGCGAGTGCGAAGGGCTGGTGGACGCACTCCTGCATGCCCTGCAGTCCGCTGTGGGCAGGAAGGACACAGACAATAAG TCAGTAGAGAACTGCGTGTGCATCATGCGGAACCTGTCCTACCACGTGCACAAGGAGGTTCCAGGAGCTGACAGGTACCAGGAGGCCGAGCCTGGCATCCAGGGCAGTGCTACAGCCTCTCAGCGTCGGAGGAAGGATGACGCCAGCTGCTTTGGTGGCAAAAAGGCCAAAG ggaagaaggatggagagatggaccGGAACTTTGACACACTGGACCTGCCCAAACGTACTGAGGCTGCCAAAG GCTTTGAGCTGCTCTACCAGCCTGAGGTGGTACGTCTCTACCTCTCACTCCTTACGGAGAGCCGGAACTTCAACACCCTAGAAGCTGCAGCTGGTGCCCTGCAAAACCTAAGTGCTGGCAACTGGACG TGGGCCACATACATCCGTGCCACAGTACGCAAGGAACGTGGGCTGCCGGTGCTGGTGGAATTGCTACAGTCTGAGACTGACAAGGTGGTGCGTGCTGTCGCCATTGCACTGCGCAACCTTTCGCTCGACCAGCGTAACAAAGACCTCATCG GGAGCTATGCCATGACAGAGCTGGTGCGGAATGTTCGCAATGCACAGGCACCTACTCACCCTGGTGCCCACCTGGAGGAGGATACGGTGGTAGCTGTGCTCAACACCATCCACGAGATTGTGTCCGATAGCCTGGACAATGCTCGCTCCCTCCTGCAGGCCCGTGGTGTGCCTGCACTGGTGGCACTTGTGGCCTCCAG CCAGTCAGTGCGGGAGGCCAAGGCTGCATCACACGTGCTACAGACTGTGTGGAGCTACAAGGAGCTGCGAGGAGCCCTACAGAGGGATGGCTGGAACAAGACACGCTTCCAG TCTGCTAGCACTGCCAAAGGACACAAAGGAACACCAAGTCCTGGGGGCTTTGATGACAGCACACTGCCACTGGTGGACAAGAACCCTG ATGGGGAGAAGTCAGCCCCCCGAGATGTGATCCTCATGGATACACTTGGTCCAG ATGGGTATGCCACAGTTGACCGGAGGGAACGGAGGACAATGGGCAGTGACTCCACAGGGGAGACCTCAGAGAAGGAACTGTTTAAA CCCGACCCTGGCAGGAAGGCCCCTCCGCCTGGGCCCAGCAGGCCCTCGGTCAGGCTGGTGGACGCCGTGGGGGATGCTAAGCCTCAGCCTGTTGACTCCTGGGTCTAG
- the Arvcf gene encoding armadillo repeat protein deleted in velo-cardio-facial syndrome isoform X2, protein MEDCNVHSAASILASVKEQEARFERLTRALEQERRHVALQLERAQQPGMSSGGMVGSGQPLPMAWQQLVLQEQSPGSQASLATMPEAPEVLEETVTVEEDPGTPTSHVSIVTSEDGTTRRTETKVTKTVKTVTTRTVRQVPLGPDGLPLLDGGPSLGSFTDGPLDRHFLLRGGGPAATLSRAYLSSGGGFPDGPEPRDIPSYGSLSRGLGVRPPRTGLLGPGPGDGCFTLPGRREAFPMGSEPGPPSGRSLPEHFQAEPYGLEDDTRSLAADDEGGPDLEPDYGTAARRRPEYGRSLRTRAFEDTADDAGELIDERPPFPAATAPLAQPERGSLGSLDRVVRRSPSVDSARKEPRWRDPELPEVLAMLRHPVDPVKANAAAYLQHLCFENEGVKRRVRQLRGLPLLVALLDHPRAEVRRRACGALRNLSYGRDADNKAAIRDCGGVPALVRLLRAARDNEVRELVTGTLWNLSSYEPLKMVIIDHGLQTLTHEVIVPHSGWEREPNEDSKPRDAEWTTVFKNTSGCLRNVSSDGAEARRRLRECEGLVDALLHALQSAVGRKDTDNKSVENCVCIMRNLSYHVHKEVPGADRYQEAEPGIQGSATASQRRRKDDASCFGGKKAKGKKDGEMDRNFDTLDLPKRTEAAKGFELLYQPEVVRLYLSLLTESRNFNTLEAAAGALQNLSAGNWTWATYIRATVRKERGLPVLVELLQSETDKVVRAVAIALRNLSLDQRNKDLIGSYAMTELVRNVRNAQAPTHPGAHLEEDTVVAVLNTIHEIVSDSLDNARSLLQARGVPALVALVASSQSVREAKAASHVLQTVWSYKELRGALQRDGWNKTRFQSASTAKGHKGTPSPGGFDDSTLPLVDKNPDGEKSAPRDVILMDTLGPDGYATVDRRERRTMGSDSTGETSEKELFKPDPGRKAPPPGPSRPSVRLVDAVGDAKPQPVDSWV, encoded by the exons ATGGAGGACTGCAATGTGCACTCGGCTGCCAGCATTCTGGCCTCGGTGAAGGAACAGGAGGCCCGTTTCGAGCGGCTGACACGGGCACTAGAGCAAGAACGGCGCCACGTTGCCCTGCAGCTGGAGCGTGCCCAGCAGCCTGGCATGAGCAGTGGTGGTATGGTGGGCAGTGGGCAGCCCCTGCCAATGGCCTGGCAACAGCTGGTTCTACAG GAGCAGAGCCCGGGTAGCCAGGCATCGCTGGCCACAATGCCAGAGGCACCTGAGGTGCTGGAGGAGACAGTGACAGTAGAGGAAGACCCTGGCACGCCCACCTCCCATGTGTCCATTGTCACATCAGAAGATGGTACAACCCGGCGCACTGAGACTAAG GTCACCAAGACGGTCAAGACTGTCACCACAAGGACAGTACGCCAGGTACCGTTGGGCCCAGATGGACTCCCCTTGCTGGATGGTGGCCCCTCACTTGGCTCTTTTACTGATGGGCCCCTGGACCGTCATTTCCTTCTGCGTGGTGGTGGCCCAGCAGCCACACTCTCCCGAGCCTACCTCAGCAGTGGAGGTGGCTTTCCTGATGGCCCTGAGCCCCGTGATATCCCAAGCTATGGCAGCCTATCCCGAGGGCTTGGGGTACGGCCCCCACGTACTGGTCTCTTGGGCCCAGGGCCTGGTGATGGTTGCTTTACACTGCCTGGCCGCCGTGAAGCCTTCCCCATGGGCTCTGAGCCTGGACCACCAAGTGGCCGCTCCCTGCCCGAGCACTTCCAAGCTGAGCCGTACGGCCTTGAGGATGATACGCGGAGCCTGGCTGCCGATGATGAAGGTGGCCCTGACCTGGAGCCTGACTATGGCACAGCAGCACGGAGGAGACCTGAGTATGGGCGGAGCCTTCGCACCAG GGCCTTTGAGGACACAGCAGATGATGCTGGTGAGCTGATAGACGAGCGGCCTCCATTCCCAGCAGCAACGGCCCCTCTGGCCCAGCCTGAGAGGGGCAGCCTGGGCAGCTTGGACCGAGTGGTGCGGCGCTCGCCTTCAGTGGATAGTGCCCGCAAGGAGCCACGCTGGCGGGACCCCGAGCTGCCAGAGGTGCTGGCCATGCTGCGGCACCCTGTAGACCCTGTGAAAGCCAATGCAGCAGCCTACCTGCAACACCTCTGTTTTGAGAATGAGGGCGTCAAGCGGCGAGTGCGGCAGCTGCGTGGGCTGCCTCTGCTGGTGGCATTATTAGATCACCCTCGGGCTGAGGTGCGGCGCCGGGCCTGTGGGGCGCTGCGCAACCTCTCCTATGGTCGTGATGCTGACAACAAGGCTGCCATCAGGGACTGCGGGGGTGTGCCAGCCCTGGTGCGCCTGCTGCGGGCCGCCCGTGACAATGAGGTCCGTGAGCTGGTCACTG GCACGCTCTGGAACCTGTCATCCTATGAGCCCCTGAAGATGGTCATCATTGACCACGGCTTACAGACGCTGACCCATGAGGTCATCGTGCCCCACTCAGGCTGGGAGCGAGAGCCTAATGAAGACTCGAAGCCCCGGGATGCCGAGTGGACGACAGTCTTCAAGAACACATCAGGCTGCCTGAG GAATGTGAGCTCGGATGGTGCAGAGGCCCGGCGGCGACTCCGCGAGTGCGAAGGGCTGGTGGACGCACTCCTGCATGCCCTGCAGTCCGCTGTGGGCAGGAAGGACACAGACAATAAG TCAGTAGAGAACTGCGTGTGCATCATGCGGAACCTGTCCTACCACGTGCACAAGGAGGTTCCAGGAGCTGACAGGTACCAGGAGGCCGAGCCTGGCATCCAGGGCAGTGCTACAGCCTCTCAGCGTCGGAGGAAGGATGACGCCAGCTGCTTTGGTGGCAAAAAGGCCAAAG ggaagaaggatggagagatggaccGGAACTTTGACACACTGGACCTGCCCAAACGTACTGAGGCTGCCAAAG GCTTTGAGCTGCTCTACCAGCCTGAGGTGGTACGTCTCTACCTCTCACTCCTTACGGAGAGCCGGAACTTCAACACCCTAGAAGCTGCAGCTGGTGCCCTGCAAAACCTAAGTGCTGGCAACTGGACG TGGGCCACATACATCCGTGCCACAGTACGCAAGGAACGTGGGCTGCCGGTGCTGGTGGAATTGCTACAGTCTGAGACTGACAAGGTGGTGCGTGCTGTCGCCATTGCACTGCGCAACCTTTCGCTCGACCAGCGTAACAAAGACCTCATCG GGAGCTATGCCATGACAGAGCTGGTGCGGAATGTTCGCAATGCACAGGCACCTACTCACCCTGGTGCCCACCTGGAGGAGGATACGGTGGTAGCTGTGCTCAACACCATCCACGAGATTGTGTCCGATAGCCTGGACAATGCTCGCTCCCTCCTGCAGGCCCGTGGTGTGCCTGCACTGGTGGCACTTGTGGCCTCCAG CCAGTCAGTGCGGGAGGCCAAGGCTGCATCACACGTGCTACAGACTGTGTGGAGCTACAAGGAGCTGCGAGGAGCCCTACAGAGGGATGGCTGGAACAAGACACGCTTCCAG TCTGCTAGCACTGCCAAAGGACACAAAGGAACACCAAGTCCTGGGGGCTTTGATGACAGCACACTGCCACTGGTGGACAAGAACCCTG ATGGGGAGAAGTCAGCCCCCCGAGATGTGATCCTCATGGATACACTTGGTCCAG ATGGGTATGCCACAGTTGACCGGAGGGAACGGAGGACAATGGGCAGTGACTCCACAGGGGAGACCTCAGAGAAGGAACTGTTTAAA CCCGACCCTGGCAGGAAGGCCCCTCCGCCTGGGCCCAGCAGGCCCTCGGTCAGGCTGGTGGACGCCGTGGGGGATGCTAAGCCTCAGCCTGTTGACTCCTGGGTCTAG